The following DNA comes from Papaver somniferum cultivar HN1 chromosome 4, ASM357369v1, whole genome shotgun sequence.
ACTCTACAACAATACTCGCTCCGTACAACCAAAGCAAACCTAACTCTCAACAACATGCAATAGTCGATCAGGGCAAGTCATTGCTAAGATTTTTCATGTATATAGTATACATGCTAGGCGTTACATTGCAGCAATTTGTACGCATAAAAAGTGGAGTGATCCGAAACAACAAAAAACTTAGTGCAAAAAAATCCttgcacaaattcaaaaaaatcctCTCATCTAAACCCAGCTACCACTGATGAAAAGCAAAGAACCGATGATATCCATTTTCGAATACTGGTCAGTGATACTATTAAACGTAAGGTTCTCTCACTTTGTTTTAGCTTTGATACTTCTCTTCATTGTCCGCGCTTTAACTCAGAGACTAACGAACAAAGGTCCCATGATATGGCCGCTCATGGGTGTAATACCATCGGTTTTACTCAACATTAACGATGTGTTCAATTATTTCGCTGAATCTTTGAATCAATGCGGAGGAACGTTTGTCATCCGAGCGACTTGCATGGATCGCTTTTGTGGAATCATGACTGCAGATACTTCCTCCATCGAGTACATTTTGAAATCGAACTTCGTAAATTATCACAAGGGAGAGgcttttatagatttgttttctgATGTTTTTGGGAATGGTTTTTTTGTTGCTGATGGGGAAACATGGAAAGACCAAAGGCTTGCGTTAACATCAGTTATGCACACTTCTTGGTTTATAGAGTCTTCTCATTCAGTCATACAAGATCTGGTGCACCAAAAACTTTTAAAGTTGATAAATAAGTCTGTAAAATTAGATAAAATCATAGATCTACAAGATTTGCTACTTCGATTCACGTCTGACAATATCTACATCACTACATTCGGCATTGATCCAGGGTGTTTATCCATTGAACTTCCAGATGTTCCTTTTGTTACGGCTTTCGAGAGAGCTGCAGACCTCTCATATTACAGGGTGTTCACTCCTACATTTATATGGAAGACACTGAGATTCTTCAGTGTTGGAccagagaagaaactcaaggaagCCATCAGAATAGTGCACAAGTCTGTTTCAGAGATTGTTAAAAACAGAAAGATCGATCTCCACAAATCAGGTTCTGTAAATGATCGGTCCGACGTATTATCGAGGCTCGTAATTATGAAAGACCCGGAGGATAAACAAAACTTGAATGATAGATTCAGTGACGACATGCtaagagatttgtgtttaagtTTTATTCTAGCTGGCCGAGACACAACTTCAGTGGCACTAGCATGGTTCTTCTGGCTCATAAATGAACACCCACATGTAGAAAGCCTAATTCTCAACGAGATCAAAGTAATTATAAGCCACAGGAAGTGTGACAGCGAAAACATAAACGAAATTGTGTTTACAGCGGATGAGTTAAAGAAAATGGTGCATCTTGAAGCTGCTCTATCAGAAACACTGAGGCTCTATCCGTCTGTACCACACGATATCAAGGAGGCTAGAGAGGATGATGTACTGCCCAATGGTACTGCTGTTAAAAAGAAAGATTTGATAGTCTACTCCATGTACTCCATTGGCCGAACTGAAGCTATATGGGGGAAAGACTGCAGGGAGTTCAAGCCAGAAAGGTGGATAAAGAACGGGAAGTCAGTGGTGGAGAGCCAGTTCAAATTCCTGGCATTTAATGGAGGACCCAGATTGTGTGTGGGGAAGCAGTTCGCTTACATTCAGATGAAAATGGTGGCTGCTTCAATCTTGCTAAGATACTCAGTTAAGGTTGTTGAAGGCCAAACAGTTGTTCCAAAAGTGAAAACTACACTGTACATGAAAAATGGGTTGTTAGTGAATTTCAAGCCTAGGTTGGAGCATACCTTTGGAAGCAGCACCCACAAGGAATTTGGATTCCCACAAGAAGCCATGTAATTGATTGTAAGGTTTACTGTCTATTGAGTATTTTTCGGGTGAAAATATGTATTGCACTATGGTATAACCCTTGTCATGCAgtgtgatttttttctttttttgctcaaACATAAAAAATTTATCGCAGAACTTTTAAGACAAGACTCAATTCTTCAACAAACTGAAGAAAAGAGcaacaagaacaaaagaaaaagcaAATAGACAACAAAAGATAACTCTACACAAAATCTAAAGTATGCCACAGCCGTTATCTCAATAGTCAATACTACTAACCCGAACAGGCCTGTCACTGTGCTCCTCCCTGTTTCCTCTATTCTTTCTTGAACCCTTTCTAGCTAAAGGCATCAGCGCAAAATTTTATCTCTCTGTACATATGAGTGAACAGAATACTTCTCACTTTTTTACAGACCAACTGCTGAATACTGTGCCTTGTCTAAATTCCATCAATACAGAGATATAGAATCAGAAACAACCACAATTAATGAAATAGTACTACAGAGCAGTTATTCACGTCCATAATAACTACTCATGTGTATAGTTAACTGTCATGCATTGGTGTGGTACAATTATCATTTGTAGTACTTTGCGCATGATACTCAATAAAATGTTTTACTAATTTTTTTTACAAGCTTGAAATATAGAATGTAACTACTGAACTTGATAACCGTTTTCTCATTCTGTTAACATACAAATGTGAGAGGTGTTTAACATACAACATTTATAGATAATGCGGACCCTCGTATAAACCttaatcaatttgtacaatcatTTTGGTCGAGATATGTGCATAAGTAACAGCGTAGACTGTGCATGGCAGCATGGAGAATTGCTACAGATGAAAATATGCAGGGGCCCGGCATCTAACAGTATTAAGTTGTTCTCTTTGTGGATTTGCCACAGCACCGTGGAGGTGGCTTGGGAGTATTTTTGAAAGTGGACTTAGTTTGTCAATTGTCAGTCTAAAATTGTGAGGGGATACAACAGTCTTCTCAAGTAAAGAATACGCTGTGCACTAGGGTTATCAGCTGTCCATGGTTATTGTGGTGGATTAGGAACAAGGTCAGATTTGAAGGGAAACTAACTCGGCGCAGTTGCACTAAGCAGCAGCAAATATCAAAAAAGTGGTGGCGGAGCCAGGGATCTTAGTGAAGGGTTATATGCACAATGACATCAAGGAACTCTGTATTCTAAGATTTATTTGACTTCCTAGTAAAGCAGGAAGAGCGCCTAAAATCATTGAAGTTAGGTGGTATCTCTGCTTTATGGATGGTTTAAATTTAATGGCAATGGTAGTACTTTAGGGAACCCTGGGAGGCCAGGTTGTGGAGTGATACTACGAAATAATAATGGGTTAATGACAATTCAGTACCTCAGGGCATCATAGTGAAGAAACAATAAAAGAGAAACCTACCTACAGTCAGGAATATACACATGTGGATTTACCTTTAAACTTGTTAGCAACTGCAGCTATCCAGGCTCTGTCTCTATCATTGTATGCGTAACTCATGCTAGAAGCTAACAAGATAAATCCCCCAATCTTCTTTGTTGCTTCACTAGCAGTGGTGTTAGGATCTCCTGGCGCTGGTTGTACTAGAACGGAACGGGTACCCTCAGGGAGCATCTCCCAAACTGCAGAATCTGCAAACAGAATTGTCCACATTGCTCAGAAGCTTAATCAATATCGTCCTAGTTAAGAACAATCGAGCAGCTAACATTTTGTAAGTTTTCCCCGAAAAAAATTACTATATTGTAACACCGTAACAGTAATATGAGTATAACATACCAAATTAAACCATGTAAGAAAGAAATGTATCTAGTATTTGAACTTACATGTAAGTATACGAAAGGAAACAAGTACCTGCGCCCTGAGGAAAATAAAGTGTCTCCTTCAAGTCAGAGAGGCCAATTTGCTGAATCTGTCTCTCCAACCATTCAAGTATTTGAGCTTTTGATGCACTCTCTGGTGAATTCCAGTAACCTCGTACACATAAGGCACCTTGAGCTGATATAAGCTGAAGACAAGAAAGTGAACCAAAACGTCTATCTTGAATTTCAAACAACGATTTCAGTTCTCGACTAAACTGCAATCAAAATTTACTGAACCACAACAGAAGTCTGCTATGAAAGAACAGTACATAGGATGTAATTTCATCTAACTTTGATTTTTAATGAAATAATTTGTTTTAAAAATATGGGAGTCTGAGACAAACCACTGATACGGTGTTGGTATTCTTTAGCAGGACAAATGTTCCCCACGCCAAATCCTCCCTATCTCTATCAGAGAGACTCTCCGACATAGCAAATATTTGCTTGTTTCCTTCCGGAAGAGCTGGTCGTTCTACTGGAGCTGCACCCTGCATAGTTTCTCCACCATCTTAGCGAAAGATTGCAACCTTCAAGCTTCTAACATTTTCCTAATTTCTTATGAATCATATTGTAACAGTGAGCATCTAAATTCGCCAAGTGAGTAAAGTAACCTAATTCATGCAATGCGCGCATCTCCTTCAGCCAAAAACCTCCAATTTATGCAGTTACAATTTCAATAAATTTACCCATTCATTCAATTCTAATAAGcctttgcaagtgtaagttaatacCTTGAGAAATTTACCAACGTAAGGTATAGTAATCGAAAATGCAGCCAAACATAGACCTAAAGCCTCCGATCTCTACCAGAAGAAAACAATCCGAAAATCAAACCAAAAGTTgaacaaaataaaatgaaatgaaattgtgAGATTAGGTTCCTTACAAGCTGTGAAGGTGACGTGTATGAATTGGAACCAACAAAGTGATTTAAGACTATCAATGAACCAAATGTACGTCCAATCCATCTAGGTAATTTAGATTCATCCAAACCAGGTATACCTAATCATAAACAATGTTCCCAATtttagatgaagaagaataaTACACAAAATCAAGAACCAAATAGAGGGAGAGGGACTAACCGAGTGTGAAACGAAGAACGGAGAGATTAAGATTAGTTTCTTCAGAATTATTGTTGTTGAGACTAGCTGAAATTCTTATATGGTTTACCCTAATCCTGTTGTTTGAAATGGCGGGAAATTGGAATTGATTTTCTAACGGAATTAGCGAATTTAGTGAAGAAAGGGTACTCATCTCTCTCGGAAAATCGCTGGAGTTTAAAGTGGGAATTATTTGGAGAATTTGAGCGGATTGCATTCACTCAAATTTTAAATTTACTAATGGGCTGCAAGTATTTCCATTGAGCTGGCCCTATGGACctttttttctattcttttttttcttttctttttttttcttttcttttggattgATAAATacggtgttagtcctcaagggagttgggtgtatttggatttttcccgttagtcgtgggggagtctctcaaaattcccgttagtcgtgggagagttcagaAGAGTttcccaaactccctagaaaaaccccgttagtcgtgggagaatttgaaaaaaaaaactcttgaactccctgttagtggtaaaaccctagaatgctagggagttggttgtTTTGGGGAGTTCTAGAGAGTTGATAGTGTAATTTTGCTTGtacacaaatctctcaaaagagtagagatttgggagggAGTTTGGTCAGAGAAAAACATAggaaaaagaagaggaaacgctCAGGTAtgctttttcatcttttttttctttcttagatCGCTATGATTTGATGGgcatttctttttacttttttgatTGTGATTACCGTTATATGTAGATCTATGTACATGATGTATttgggttgttttttttttacttttaatcTTCTGATTTTTTTTGTCCACGACTGTGAGGAAAAATCTGTCAATAGAATTTTTTTGATAGGATATGGGTTTTATATGTACTGGTATTGTTTTGTTTAGAGGTGATTTTGACCTGGGTGGTATTGTTTTGTTTAGAGGTGATTTTGACCTGGGTGATTttgattgttttgtttatttatactGGCAGTAATGTATGTTTCCGTTTGTTGCATGTGAGGATGAGCTTAGCTACACCATGAAAATTTCTTATGCACATACAAGTGATCTAGTTTTGGAGTATGTGGCTTGAGAGTTTGAATGATTAGTTCACTAGTTACCGATTTTGTATTATGTGAGATGAGTCTGTCAAGAATTAAAAAAGGCCAAAATTGTTAGTACTGAATACTGAAGTTCCAGTTCCAAGCTTAGTACTAACCAAAATTTAGCCTAGAACCACTTCATTGCATCCTCCGTTGTAACTCTGTGCTCAATTCAAATTCTAGCCTTGCATCTGCGGCGAAGAAACTGAAACAGAACTGACTGCAATATTGTCTAGCCTTGCACCTGCAATACAAATGCATTGATGGGAAGTGCCTTGCCAGGCTACAAAACTGACTGCAATATTGTATGCAACAGTTCCAGGCTTCAAACAATGACTGCAAAACAGTTCAGGATCGTGAATAGTCATCACGTTAGTGGCTACTAAAGAGTTGGATTGTGCGTGTGAATTGTAATTGGTTATTTCGTTTGAGTTTTTTTACATGTGTTTGTTTTTAGTTTCGTTGTAACTATTAACAGCGTCGTGGGACAACATTAGACATGACTAGTCTTTAACTATTGCTGAAAGACATCTGAGTTACCAATTTACTATGAAGCCACCAAATGGCTTATAGAAGGTCCAGTAGACTTGAAAGGTTGGCTTAGTCTATACTTCAAGTAGGGTCTGTGTTTGTCAATTTAAGCTGCAACATATTTCCTCCACACTTTAATTTATTAAGGAGTACATATAAAACACGTCCCCTAGCTTAAAATTGAGCGGAACTTTCAAACATTTTCTTGCAATTATGTTAATTAAACTTCTGTTTTGGTACCATGAAAAAACAAGAGCCAGTAACACCTGCGGATTTTGCTGGTTTGATATGAAAGTCTTCTGCATTGTAGTTTGATTTGTAGATTTTGTTCAATTAGCTTTCTTACTGGCCTAATGGAATTTCTTGTGTGTGTTTGAGATCATAAACGACCGTCAGTTAGCGGCTATGAATTTGAGGTGTTGCATTAGTGACGCCGGCAGGAACATTTTCTCCATTTAGTGTCTGCATTGTTTTTATAACTGTGTTTCCTTGTGGTTTTGTTCGCCATTTTGTTTGTGTATTTCCTTGTGTCTGCATTGTATGAGTATCATTAGCTGTTATTAATTTTTTAATGGTGCTTGTATGGTTAACTGCGCATTGTCACACAgcactgtccaatttttgaattgTGCAGGTTTACACAACTTTTTACGAAAAGAATGTCGTTTAGATGAGTTTCCAGTCGAGGAAGAGaaagatagccatccatcaacgcttgaAAATGACGACGAAATTTTGGgcacaaactcaagaacaacaacgtcaagaagctaatgcatggagaaagagtatagggGATGATATGTGGAAAAATGTttgtgaacaaagggagttagaattgtatggagaccgttaaaatgAAGGAAAAAAATTATCTGGTTGCACaacaataacatactattgatacagagataggatcatttttatttatttttttcttttgattaaagatcatttTTATTTGCAAATGatggtttattgtttcttaaaaaagaatgagttaggagtgaactctctcatactcccccaaactctctgaaaccccctctaataaactctctcaaactacCTACACTCCCTAACTCCCTGAACTCagaaacaccaaactctctcaaattccctacactctctcaaattCTCTCAAAATcctcaagattcaaaatacactcaactccccccaAATCATTCGAGGACTAACCCCTGAAAGATTTTGGTGGTAACAACTCAGATCGCTGATATTATCACTTAGTAACTTTACTATTTTGGGCGCCAAGCACTATGGTCCTTGAGTGCAGCTTAATTGGCTAATTCTCAGTGTGGAAAAATAGTCTTGGATTTAGGCATGTAACAATAAAGCCTGGGTGCACATAAACTATGTTTCCACTACGGTAGGTATTAGCAATGATTGATTTGACTAAGTCTGTTAAAAATACACCTCTCCTGTGCCTGTGATGATGAAGGAGAACATTCATTAATGTGATTCTAAGTCTTTCAATATACATAATATTCTAAGTCTTTCAAAAGTCGACACCTATCGTTCTTTAATTGGAAGATTTCCAACTTCTAATTTTATGCTTCAATTTTGCCCTTCCTCTAAATCTAGAAACAATAGCTAACCTTGACACCTAAACGCCAATACATACCGATggtgaaaggaaaaaaaatataaacacgATTTCACATAATAACAGGTACCTTAATAAAAATGAAAAGATCCTTTTATCTTATTAAATCTTCTTATTGACTTATATATACGGTTCTTCCTTCAAGTGGCATAGGTAAATTCTTGCTGGTGCAGTCGTCTAAATCCATCGCCCACTAAGCACACCTAAAACGCAAAATGTTTTGTGTATTAATGGAGAATGTCACGACTCACGATAGACCAAACTAATAGATGTTTCTTACCTGATTAATTACAAACATGATTTCATCGATTTGAGATTACTAAAAAGTCTTATGCAGGAGATCTCTAATGTACGTGGTTAAGATTTTCATGATTTAATCGATTTGATATAAAGTTGTATGTTAAGTTAAGATTTTCTCCCTTCTTTTATCGGTCTCTGTTACGTTAATTTAGGAGAAA
Coding sequences within:
- the LOC113272995 gene encoding cytochrome P450 86B1-like, with protein sequence MTADTSSIEYILKSNFVNYHKGEAFIDLFSDVFGNGFFVADGETWKDQRLALTSVMHTSWFIESSHSVIQDLVHQKLLKLINKSVKLDKIIDLQDLLLRFTSDNIYITTFGIDPGCLSIELPDVPFVTAFERAADLSYYRVFTPTFIWKTLRFFSVGPEKKLKEAIRIVHKSVSEIVKNRKIDLHKSGSVNDRSDVLSRLVIMKDPEDKQNLNDRFSDDMLRDLCLSFILAGRDTTSVALAWFFWLINEHPHVESLILNEIKVIISHRKCDSENINEIVFTADELKKMVHLEAALSETLRLYPSVPHDIKEAREDDVLPNGTAVKKKDLIVYSMYSIGRTEAIWGKDCREFKPERWIKNGK
- the LOC113276311 gene encoding protein COFACTOR ASSEMBLY OF COMPLEX C SUBUNIT B CCB2, chloroplastic-like isoform X2, producing the protein MSTLSSLNSLIPLENQFQFPAISNNRIRVNHIRISASLNNNNSEETNLNLSVLRFTLGIPGLDESKLPRWIGRTFGSLIVLNHFVGSNSYTSPSQLRSEALGLCLAAFSITIPYVGKFLKGAAPVERPALPEGNKQIFAMSESLSDRDREDLAWGTFVLLKNTNTVSVLISAQGALCVRGYWNSPESASKAQILEWLERQIQQIGLSDLKETLYFPQGADSAVWEMLPEGTRSVLVQPAPGDPNTTASEATKKIGGFILLASSMSYAYNDRDRAWIAAVANKFKV
- the LOC113276311 gene encoding protein COFACTOR ASSEMBLY OF COMPLEX C SUBUNIT B CCB2, chloroplastic-like isoform X1, encoding MSTLSSLNSLIPLENQFQFPAISNNRIRVNHIRISASLNNNNSEETNLNLSVLRFTLGIPGLDESKLPRWIGRTFGSLIVLNHFVGSNSYTSPSQLRSEALGLCLAAFSITIPYVGKFLKGAAPVERPALPEGNKQIFAMSESLSDRDREDLAWGTFVLLKNTNTVSVLISAQGALCVRGYWNSPESASKAQILEWLERQIQQIGLSDLKETLYFPQGADSAVWEMLPEGTRSVLVQPAPGDPNTTASEATKKIGGFILLASSMSYAYNDRDRAWIAAVANKFKDKAQYSAVGL